From the genome of Manduca sexta isolate Smith_Timp_Sample1 chromosome 14, JHU_Msex_v1.0, whole genome shotgun sequence, one region includes:
- the LOC115456104 gene encoding cytoplasmic phosphatidylinositol transfer protein 1 isoform X1 has product MVLTKEYRICMPMTVEEYRIGQLYMIARHSFEQSNNGEGVEVVANEQVTDKLNGVGQFTEKRIHLSSHLPYWLQSLIPKIFYITEKAWNYYPYTITEYTCSFIPKFSISIQTRYEDNNGTTENCLGLTAEELEQRTVDFLDIAYDEIKPHHYKEAEDPKFFKSEKTGRGPLVEGWRETHQPIMCCYKAVSVKFEVWGLQTRVEEYAQGAIREILLLGHRQAFAWMDEWFNMTLDDVREYEREMQVKTNIKLKATLENVEGKEEDDKSDSSKPQTPRTPKSSKSSSSTPTGENRTWFNWS; this is encoded by the exons ATGGTTTTGACTAAAGAATACAGAATATGTATGCCGATGACTGTAGAAGAG TACCGTATTGGTCAGCTATACATGATAGCTCGGCACAGTTTTGAACAATCCAACAATGGCGAGGGTGTGGAGGTGGTCGCCAATGAACAGGTTACTGATAAACTTAATGGAGTTGGCCAGTTCACTGAGAAGAGAATACATTTGTCCAG TCACCTCCCCTACTGGCTCCAGTCTTTAATacccaaaatattttacattactgAGAAGGCATGGAATTATTATCCTTACACTATTACCG AATACACA TGTTCCTTCATCCCCAAGTTCTCAATATCGATTCAGACTAGATACGAAGACAACAATGGGACCACTGAAAAT tgctTGGGGTTAACTGCAGAGGAACTGGAGCAAAGGACAGTCGACTTTCTGGATATCGCTTATGATGAGATAAAGCCACATCATTACAAGGAGGCAGAAGACCCAaagttcttcaaatcggaaaaGACCGGCCGAGGTCCCCTGGTTGAGGGATGGAGAGAGACGCACCAACCGATCATGTGTTGTTACAAAGCTGTATCTGTCAAGTTTGAAGTGTGGGGCTTGCAGACAAGGGTGGAAGAATATGCTCAAGGG GCCATACGCGAGATCTTGTTACTTGGACACAGACAGGCTTTTGCTTGGATGGATGAATGGTTTAACATGACCCTTGATGATGTACGGGAATATGAACGAGAGATGCAAGTAAAGACGAATATTAAG cttAAAGCAACACTAGAGAATGTCGAGGGCAAAGAGGAAGACGATAAATCCGATTCATCGAAACCCCAAACTCCGAGAACGCCGAAGTCGTCAAAGAGTAGCAGCAGCACCCCCACAGGGGAGAATAGAACGTGGTTCAACTGGTCGTAA
- the LOC115456104 gene encoding cytoplasmic phosphatidylinositol transfer protein 1 isoform X2 gives MIARHSFEQSNNGEGVEVVANEQVTDKLNGVGQFTEKRIHLSSHLPYWLQSLIPKIFYITEKAWNYYPYTITEYTCSFIPKFSISIQTRYEDNNGTTENCLGLTAEELEQRTVDFLDIAYDEIKPHHYKEAEDPKFFKSEKTGRGPLVEGWRETHQPIMCCYKAVSVKFEVWGLQTRVEEYAQGAIREILLLGHRQAFAWMDEWFNMTLDDVREYEREMQVKTNIKLKATLENVEGKEEDDKSDSSKPQTPRTPKSSKSSSSTPTGENRTWFNWS, from the exons ATGATAGCTCGGCACAGTTTTGAACAATCCAACAATGGCGAGGGTGTGGAGGTGGTCGCCAATGAACAGGTTACTGATAAACTTAATGGAGTTGGCCAGTTCACTGAGAAGAGAATACATTTGTCCAG TCACCTCCCCTACTGGCTCCAGTCTTTAATacccaaaatattttacattactgAGAAGGCATGGAATTATTATCCTTACACTATTACCG AATACACA TGTTCCTTCATCCCCAAGTTCTCAATATCGATTCAGACTAGATACGAAGACAACAATGGGACCACTGAAAAT tgctTGGGGTTAACTGCAGAGGAACTGGAGCAAAGGACAGTCGACTTTCTGGATATCGCTTATGATGAGATAAAGCCACATCATTACAAGGAGGCAGAAGACCCAaagttcttcaaatcggaaaaGACCGGCCGAGGTCCCCTGGTTGAGGGATGGAGAGAGACGCACCAACCGATCATGTGTTGTTACAAAGCTGTATCTGTCAAGTTTGAAGTGTGGGGCTTGCAGACAAGGGTGGAAGAATATGCTCAAGGG GCCATACGCGAGATCTTGTTACTTGGACACAGACAGGCTTTTGCTTGGATGGATGAATGGTTTAACATGACCCTTGATGATGTACGGGAATATGAACGAGAGATGCAAGTAAAGACGAATATTAAG cttAAAGCAACACTAGAGAATGTCGAGGGCAAAGAGGAAGACGATAAATCCGATTCATCGAAACCCCAAACTCCGAGAACGCCGAAGTCGTCAAAGAGTAGCAGCAGCACCCCCACAGGGGAGAATAGAACGTGGTTCAACTGGTCGTAA
- the LOC115456125 gene encoding trafficking protein particle complex subunit 13, whose amino-acid sequence MDGKEVVEHLVALKVMRLTKPALISPKIVTCDSKDLPGNILNNYLKDDATAVTQMETLAAGQFLLLPQSFGNIYLGETFSCYVCVHNETNHPVQSVSIKADLQTNSQRIVLSTQQNMSPTMLDVDETLSDVIHHEVKDLGTHILVCEVTYMSNYNTLASFRKFFKFEVMKPLDVKTKFYNAESDDVYLEAQVQNITSGPIILEQVSLESSQQFTVNSLNEVNDVSVFGDVALLQPQESCQYLYCLTPKENISKELKLLAAAKNIGKLDIVWRSNLGEKGRLQTSQLQRMTPDYGDIRVTFEMLPNKVIVDEPFNFKCKITNASERTLDLILKLRSLQDSSLLWCGISNRKLGPLEPGNSIYIHLTALPINTGLHNINGVSLVDLFLKRTYDYDDLASVYVY is encoded by the coding sequence atggatgGAAAAGAAGTTGTGGAACATTTAGTCGCTTTAAAAGTAATGAGACTAACTAAACCGGCGTTAATAAGTCCGAAAATTGTGACGTGTGACTCTAAAGATTTACCaggaaatatattaaacaattatctTAAAGATGATGCTACAGCCGTAACACAAATGGAAACTCTTGCAGCTGGGCAGTTCTTACTGCTGCCCCAAAGTTTTGGCAATATTTATTTGGGAGAAACGTTTTCTTGCTATGTATGTGTGCATAACGAAACTAACCACCCAGTTCAAAGTGTTTCCATAAAAGCAGATCTCCAAACTAACTCTCAGAGAATTGTCTTATCCACTCAACAAAACATGTCGCCTACTATGCTGGATGTTGATGAAACACTGAGTGACGTCATTCATCATGAAGTAAAAGACCTGGGAACACACATCTTAGTGTGTGAAGTGACATACATGTCTAATTACAACACCCTAGCTTCATTCAGAAAATTCTTCAAATTTGAAGTAATGAAACCCTTAGatgttaaaactaaattttacaatGCTGAGTCAGATGACGTGTATTTAGAGGCACAAGTGCAAAACATTACATCTGGACCAATCATACTGGAGCAAGTATCATTAGAGAGCTCACAGCAATTCACTGTAAACTCTTTAAATGAAGTCAACGATGTGTCTGTGTTTGGAGATGTTGCCTTACTTCAGCCCCAGGAAAGCTGTCAATACTTGTACTGTTTGACTCcaaaagaaaacatttcaaAAGAACTTAAACTACTTGCTGCTGCAAAAAATATTGGCAAACTTGATATTGTCTGGAGATCTAACTTGGGTGAGAAAGGCAGATTGCAGACTAGCCAGTTGCAAAGAATGACCCCTGATTATGGCGATATCAGGGTTACATTTGAGATGCTTCCGAATAAAGTAATAGTGGATGAGCCTTTTAATTTCAAATGCAAGATTACAAATGCTAGTGAGAGGACACTAGATTTAATCTTGAAATTGCGTTCTTTGCAAGACAGCAGTTTACTCTGGTGTGGAATTTCAAATAGAAAATTAGGCCCATTGGAGCCTggaaattcaatttatattcatCTAACAGCATTACCCATTAACACAGGTCTGCATAATATAAATGGAGTATCACTAGTTGATTTATTCTTAAAGAGAACTTATGATTATGATGATTTAGCATCTGTATATGtgtattaa